A window of Aeromicrobium sp. Root236 contains these coding sequences:
- a CDS encoding sensor histidine kinase — MTSATRTSPVWSAVGGNPVRLVFSPWPWRSLAYLLSGAVVGLVSLVGFFVTIGVGVVTTPLIIGLFILGSLPKLGAMIAVVERRRLPFVLGDAAAPEPSDTPWWRTPRDAASWRALGYAVLLALVLWVVDLLVAVLVVTFVVVSLLSPLLAHFDTVGMLWWQLDSTREAVPFAIIATPVGLVLGSYVLTVLAAAQSSLARILLSPREEELEARVTELRRSRIELVDAFETERKRIERDLHDGVQQRMVALTMLLGRAELDVPEGEGLALVRQAHSEAEAALADLREVVRGVHPRVLTDLGLGAAIREVADRMPIPVRVDVSLDERPPAQVEAAAYFVVSEGLANVAKHAQARSAAIHARRSGDSLVLVISDDGRGGATVGEGTGLSGLVTRLDALGGTLTVTSPVGGPTELRMESPWHVDR; from the coding sequence ATGACCTCCGCGACGCGTACCTCCCCGGTCTGGTCGGCCGTCGGCGGCAACCCCGTACGCCTCGTGTTCTCACCATGGCCGTGGCGCTCGCTCGCCTACCTGCTCAGCGGCGCCGTGGTCGGACTGGTGTCGCTCGTCGGGTTCTTCGTGACGATCGGCGTGGGGGTCGTGACGACTCCGCTCATCATCGGCCTGTTCATCCTCGGCTCGCTGCCCAAGCTCGGGGCCATGATCGCCGTGGTCGAGCGCCGACGCCTGCCCTTCGTGCTGGGAGACGCCGCGGCGCCGGAACCCTCGGACACGCCGTGGTGGCGGACCCCGCGGGACGCAGCGTCATGGCGCGCCCTGGGATACGCCGTGCTCCTCGCACTCGTCCTGTGGGTGGTCGACCTCCTCGTCGCCGTGCTGGTCGTGACGTTCGTCGTGGTCTCGTTGCTGTCGCCGCTGCTCGCGCACTTCGACACCGTGGGCATGCTGTGGTGGCAGCTCGACTCGACGCGCGAGGCGGTGCCGTTCGCGATCATCGCGACGCCGGTCGGCCTGGTGCTGGGCTCGTACGTGCTGACGGTCCTCGCCGCGGCCCAGTCCTCGCTGGCGCGCATCCTGCTGAGTCCCCGGGAGGAGGAGCTCGAGGCCCGGGTCACCGAGCTGCGCCGGTCGCGGATCGAGCTCGTCGACGCGTTCGAGACCGAGCGCAAGCGCATCGAGCGCGACCTGCACGACGGCGTGCAGCAACGCATGGTCGCCCTCACGATGCTGCTCGGTCGCGCCGAGCTCGACGTGCCCGAGGGTGAGGGGCTGGCCCTGGTGCGTCAGGCGCACAGCGAGGCCGAGGCCGCACTCGCGGACCTGCGCGAGGTCGTACGCGGCGTGCATCCCCGCGTGCTCACCGACCTCGGTCTCGGCGCCGCGATCCGTGAGGTCGCCGACCGCATGCCCATCCCCGTACGCGTCGACGTCTCGCTCGACGAGCGTCCGCCGGCGCAGGTGGAGGCGGCCGCCTACTTCGTGGTCAGCGAGGGGCTCGCCAACGTCGCCAAGCACGCTCAGGCTCGCAGCGCAGCGATCCACGCCCGGAGGTCGGGTGACTCGTTGGTGCTGGTCATCAGCGACGACGGCCGCGGCGGCGCGACGGTGGGGGAGGGCACGGGACTCTCGGGGCTCGTCACCCGCCTCGACGCGTTGGGTGGCACGCTGACCGTCACGAGTCCCGTCGGTGGACCGACCGAGCTGCGGATGGAGAGCCCATGGCACGTCGACCGCTGA
- a CDS encoding response regulator transcription factor, which yields MARRPLRIVLAEDSALLREGLVGILERAGHEVVASATDADELVAAVRADPPDVVITDVRMPPGHSDEGLRAAAAIRREQPALPILVLSQYVADAYLPALMDSAGTAGIGYLLKDRVGRVADFLASLDQVVEGQTVVDPEVVRQLLARRSDDGPLAALTTREREVLALMAEGRTNGSIAEALFVSDAAVRKHVGSIFAKLDLGDDHDRRVSAVLTYLRG from the coding sequence ATGGCACGTCGACCGCTGAGGATCGTCCTCGCCGAGGACTCCGCACTGCTCCGCGAGGGTCTGGTCGGCATCCTCGAGCGGGCCGGGCACGAGGTCGTGGCGAGCGCCACCGACGCCGACGAGCTGGTCGCGGCGGTGCGGGCCGATCCGCCCGACGTGGTGATCACGGACGTACGCATGCCGCCGGGTCACTCCGACGAAGGGCTCCGCGCGGCCGCGGCGATCCGCCGGGAGCAGCCGGCGTTGCCGATCCTGGTGCTGTCGCAGTACGTCGCCGACGCCTATCTGCCCGCGCTGATGGACTCCGCGGGGACCGCCGGGATCGGCTATCTCCTCAAGGACCGGGTCGGCCGCGTCGCGGACTTCCTGGCAAGCCTCGACCAGGTCGTCGAGGGGCAGACCGTCGTCGACCCCGAGGTCGTACGCCAGCTGCTGGCCCGGCGCAGCGACGACGGACCGCTCGCCGCGTTGACCACCCGCGAGCGTGAGGTCCTGGCGTTGATGGCCGAAGGACGTACGAACGGGTCGATCGCCGAGGCGCTGTTCGTCAGCGACGCCGCCGTGCGCAAGCACGTCGGGAGCATCTTCGCCAAGCTCGACCTCGGCGACGACCACGACCGCCGCGTCTCCGCCGTCCTCACGTACCTGAGGGGTTGA